Below is a genomic region from Demequina sp. NBRC 110054.
GTCGTCCTCCTCGTCCTCGTCCGAGGACCAGCTCCAGGGGTCGACCCGTCTGCAGGCCAAGCGCCAGCGCCGCCGCGACAACCGCGACGGCTCGCGTCGCCGCCCCGTGATCTCCGAGGCAGAGTTCCTCGCGCGTCGCGAGTCGGTGAAGCGCTCGATGGTCGTGCGAGAGAAGGACCACCGCGTCCAGATCGCCGTGCTCGAGGACGACGTGCTCGTCGAGCACTACGTCTCCCACCAGGCGCAGCAGTCCATGGCTGGCAACGTGTACCTCGGTCGCGTCCAGAACGTGCTGCCAGGCATGGAGGCGGCGTTCGTCGACATCGGCCGCGGCCGCAACGCCGTGCTGTACGCCGGCGAGGTCAACTGGGACGCTGCCGGCCTCGAGGGCAAGGCCAAGCGCATCGAGCTCGCGCTCAAGCCGGGCGACCAGGTCATGGTGCAGGTCACCAAGGACCCGATCGGCCACAAGGGCGCGCGCGTCACGTCGCAGATCTCGCTCGCGGGCCGCTTCCTCGTGTACGTCCCCGCGGGCGGCGTGACCGGCATCTCCCGCAAGCTTCCCGACACCGAGCGCGCACGCCTCAAGAAGCTGCTCCGCGAGGTGATCCCGTCCGACGCCGGCGTCATCGTGCGCACCGCGGCCGAGGGCGCCTCCGAGGAGGAGCTGCGCGCCGACGTCGAGCGGCTCAAGCGCCAGTGGCAGACCATCCAGGACGAGGCCGGCTCCGGCAAGGCGCCCAAGCTCCTGCGTGGCGAGCCCGACATGGCGATCCGCGTTGTCCGAGACATCTTCAACGAGGACTTCGACTCGCTCACCATCCAGGGTGATGACACGTGGAACTCGCTGTCGATGTACGTGCACCAGGTGGCCCCCGACCTCGTCGAGCGCCTGCACAAGTACACGGCCGAGGGCGACGTCTTCGCTGACTGCCGCATCGACGAGCAGCTCGCCAAGGGCATGGACCGCAAGGTCTGGCTGCCCTCGGGAGGCTCGCTCGTGATCGACCGCACCGAGGCGATGACCGTCATCGACGTCAACACGGGCAAGTTCGTCGGCAAGGGCGGCACGCTCGAGGAGACGATGACGCTCAACAACCTCGAGGCGGCCGAGGAGATCGTCCGCCAGCTGAGGCTGCGCGACATCGGCGGCATCATCGTCATCGACTTCGTCGACATGCTGCTCGAGTCCAACCGCGACCGCGTCCTGCGTCGTCTGATCGAGTGCCTGGGGCGCGATCGCACCAAGCACCAGGTCGCCGAGGTGACCTCGCTCGGGCTCGTGCAGATGACGCGCAAGCGCGTCGGCCAGGGCCTGGTCGAGGCGTTCTCCGAGACCTGCGACCACTGCAAGGGCCGCGGCTTCCTGGTCCACGGCGAGCCCGTGGCCGAGGCGAGTGAGAAGCAGCCCGAGGCGCGCCGCTCGCGCGGCGGACGCAACCGCTCGGGCAAGGGCAACGCCCCCCAGAAGCAGCAGGAGGAGCACCAGCACTCCGAGCCCGCCAAGGGCGAGACCCACGCGCTCGACGACCGCGAGGACGCTCGGGCGCAGGTCAAGGCGACCCTCGCGTCGATCGCGGCCGCGGCCGAGAAGGCGCACCACGAGGGCGAGCACCCCGAGGGTGAGACCCCGGTCATCGAGATCGACCTTCCCGAGGGGCCGCTCGACGGCTACACCGAGGAGTCGCAGCCCACGGAATGAGAAACCTCGCGCGTCGGTTTGACCGACGTCGGGGGCAGCGGGTAATCTAGACTGTCGGCGCGACAGCGCCTCAAAGCCCTGCCTGCGCCCTCTGGGGAGCGGCTGCGGCAGGACAGGATCCGACCAGGATCCACGACCACGAGTTTCAAGAGGAAAGACACATCATGGTGTACGCGATTGTGAAGGCCGGTGGCCGCCAGGAGAAGGTCTCCGAGGGCGATGTCATCGTCGTCGACCGTCTCAAGGCCGAGGCCGGCTCCACCGTCGAGCTCGCCCCCGTGCTGCTCGTCGATGGTGACAAGGTCACCTCGGACGCCAAGGCGCTGGGCAAGGTCAAGGTGACCGCCGAGGTCGTGCGCAACGAGCGCGGCGAGAAGATCGACATCCTCAAGTACAAGAACAAGACCGGATACCGCAAGCGCATCGGTCACCGTCAGGAGCTCACGCGCCTGAAGGTCACGGGCATCAAGTAAGCGAGGAGATCACTCATGGCACACAAGAAGGGCGCGAGCTCCTCGCGCAACGGTCGCGATTCCAACCCGCAGTACCTCGGCGTCAAGCGCTTCGGCGGCCAGGCCGTCAACGCGGGCGAGATCCTGGTCCGCCAGCGCGGCACCCACTTCCACCCGGGCGAGAACGTCGGCCGCGGCAAGGACGACACCCTGTTCGCCCTGTCCGCCGGCTCGGTGGCGTTCAACCAGCGTCGTGGCCGCAAGGTCGTCGACGTCGTGGCGGGCGAGTAACCGCACACAGTCGTATCTCAGTTCAGGGGCGCGCCGACAGGCAGCGCCCCTGACCTGTATCTAGGCTCGAACCAGAGCCGACGCGTCGCGCCGAGGGCGGACGCGGACCTCTGCCGGTGACGGCACACGAAGAAGGGAGACGCCGTGGCGAGCTTCGTCGACCGGGTGACCCTGCACGTCGCCGCTGGCAAGGGTGGGCACGGCGTCGCGTCCGTGCACCGTGAGAAGTTCAAGCCGCTTGGCGGTCCCGATGGCGGCAACGGCGGCCGCGGCGGATCCGTCGTGCTGCGCGTCGACCCCCAGGTCACGACGCTCCTCGACTACCACCACGCGCCGCACCGAAGCGCGGACAACGGCAAGCAGGGCGCGGGAGACATGCGCCACGGCGCGAACGCCGAGGACCTCGTGCTCGGCGTCCCCAACGGCACGATCGTGAAGTCGTCCGAGGGAGAGTTCCTCGCGGACCTCGTGGGCGACGGCGCCGAGATGGTCATCGCCGCGGGCGGTCGCGGAGGGCTCGGCAACGCCGCGCTCGCCACGCAGAAGCGCAAGGCCCCCGGCTTCGCGCTGCTGGGCGAGCCCGGCGAGGAGGCCTCGGTCGTCCTCGAGCTCAAGTCCATCGCGGATGTCGCCCTCGTCGGCTACCCGAGCGCTGGCAAGTCCTCGCTGATCGCCGCGATGAGCCGCGTGCGTCCCAAGATCGCCGACTATCCGTTCACGACGCTCGTGCCTAACCTTGGCGTCGTCGAGGCCGGCGGCAAGCGCTTCACCATGGCGGACGTGCCGGGGCTGATCGAAGGCGCGTCCGAGGGCAAGGGCCTCGGACACGACTTCTTGCGCCACATCGAGCGCTGCTCGGTGATCGCGCACGTGCTCGACACCGCGACGCTCGAGAGCGACCGCGACCCCCTGAAGGACCTCCAGGTCATCGCGGGCGAGCTGCGCGCCTACTCGACGGACGACGCGATCAGCGGCGTGCCCCTCGCGGAGCGTCCGCAGATCATCATCCTCAACAAGGTCGACATCCCGGACGGCCGCGAGCTCGCCGAGATGGTGCGCCCCGACCTCGAGGTCCTCGGCATGCCGATCTTCGAGGTGAGCGCCGTGAGCCACGAGGGCCTGAGAGAGCTGGGCTTCGCGCTGTCGGCGATGGTCGAGGAGGAGCGCGCCAAGATCCCGGTGATCGAGAAGGCGCCCATCGTCCTGCGCCCCAAGGCCGTCGACGAGTCCGGCTTCACCGTGAAGCACGTCCGCGACGGCGCCGAGGACTACTACCAGGTGCGTGGAGGCAAGGTCGAGCGCTGGGTGCGCCAGACCAACTTCGCCAACGACGAGGCCGTCGGCTACCTCGCGGACAGGCTCGCGCGCGCGGGCGTCGAGGAGGAGCTCTTCCGCGCGGGCGCGGTCCCGGGCAGCGAGGTCGTGATCGGCCCGCGCGACGGCGGCGTCGTCTTCGACTGGGAGCCGACCATGGCGTCCGGCGCCGAGCTGCTCGGCCAGCGCGGCTCCGACCTGCGCATCGAGGACCATGAGCGCTCGCACCGCGCGACCCGCGCCGAGAAGCGCCAGGAGCACAAGGAGCGGATGGACGCCAAGACCGAGGCGCGCAAGGAGCTGTGGACCGAGCGCGACGCGGGACACTGGACCGATCCGTCCAAGGACGACGACGAACTCTGACACGATAGGGGGCGTCGCATCGTCCCTCGGTGACGCGCGACGGGCGACCGCAGGGGAGGGCACGTGAGCGAGCACCTGAGAGACGTGGTCGCGCGCGCCTCCCGGATCGTGGTCAAGGTCGGCAGCTCGTCCCTCACCGGGGATGAGGGCCGCCTCGACAAGGGCCGCCTCGGCGCGCTCGTCGACGTGCTCGCGCATCAGGCGGCGGGCGGACGCGAGATCATCCTCGTCACCTCGGGATCGATCGCCGCGGGCATCGGCCCGCTCGGGCTCGAGCACCGTCCCACCAATCTCGAGCTGCAGCAGGCCGCGGCGTCGGTGGGCCAGGGCAAGCTGATCCACGCGTACACGCAGGCCTTCGGCCGACACGGGCTCGACGTGGGCCAGGTGCTCCTCACCTCCGACGACATGGTGCGCCGCGCGCACTACGGCAACGCCAGGCGCGCGCTTGAATCGCTGCTGAGCCTCGGCGTCGTGCCGATCATCAACGAGAACGACACCGTCGCGACGGATGAGATCCGCTTCGGAGACAACGACAGGCTTGCCGCGCTCGTCGCGACCGCGATGGCCGCGGATGCGCTCATCCTGCTCACCGACGTCGACGCGCTCTATACCGCGGCGCCCGGAACTCCCGGCGCGCACCGGATCTCCGTCGTCCACGGTCCAGAGGACCTGGGCGGAATCGACATCTCCCGACGCGGCTCCGCGGTCGGCACTGGCGGGATGATCACCAAGGTCGAGGCGGCCTCGATCGCGACGACCTCGGGCGTGCACGTGGTGCTCGCGCGCGCGGACGATGCGGGGGCCGCGCTGGAGGGCGCGGACGTGGGCACGCTCTTCATGCCGACGGGGAAGCGCGACACGACCCGGCTGCAATGGCTCGCGCACGCAGCGCGCACACGGGGAGGCATCGTCCTCGACGATGGTGCGGTCCGTGCGGTCATGAGCCGACGCGCGTCGCTGCTCGCCGCCGGCGTCGTCGAGATCCGCGGTCACTTCGAGGCGGGGGAGCCCGTCGACCTGCTTTCCGTGGACGGCACTCTCGTGGCGCGCGGCTTCGCGGGCTTCTCGGCGGAGGAGGCCGAGCGCATGAAGGGCCTCAGCACCGATGCGCTAGGGGAGCGGCTCGGCGATCACTACGCACGCGAGCTGATCCACATCGACCACCTCGTCGTCCTGTAGGAGGCGCATGTGACCGGTCCGCTGATCCACAACGCCCTGGGCGCGACCCCGCCCGTCGTGGAGCGGGCCGAGGGGGTGTGGCTCTGGGACGCGGAGGGCCGCCGTTACCTCGACGGGTGCTCGGGCGCCGTCGTCAGCGCGATCGGCCACAGCCACCCGCACGTGACCTCCGCGATCGCACGCCAGGCGGTCAAGGTGACCTACGCGCATCGCGGCGCGTTCACAAGCGCCGCCGCGGAGGAGGTCGGCGCGCGGCTGTCGAGGATGACCGGGTTCCCCGGGGTATGGCTCGTCGGGTCGGGGAGCGAGGCGACCGAGGCGGCCATGCAGTTCGCGCTCCAGTACCAGCGCGAGATCGGTCGGCCCCACCGCACGACGTTCCTGACCGCACGCGCCGGCTATCACGGGAGCACCCTCGGCGCACTGTCCGCCTCGGGTCACGCGCGCCGCGGAGCGGTCGCGGGCCTCGCGCTCGACATGACCGCGCTGCCGGCGGGGGATGCGCTGCGCGATCAGGGGGACCGCACCGAGGCCGAGTACGCCGCGCAGATGCTGCGCGAGGCGCGCGAGATCATCGAGCGGCACGCCGGCACGCTCGCCGCGGTGATGATCGAGCCGGTCGGTGGGGCGACGCTCGGGGCCACCACTCATCCGCCCGGCTACCTGCAGGGCCTGAAGAACCTGTGCGAGGAGACCGGCGCGCTCCTCATCGCGGACGAGGTGATGACGGGGATGGGGCGCACCGGCACGGTCCTCGCATGCGAGAGCGAGGCTGTCGAGCCAGACCTCGTCGCCATGGGCAAGGGCCTCGGTTCGGGCTACACGCCTATCGCCGGAGTGCTCGTGTCGCAGCGGGTGCTCGACG
It encodes:
- a CDS encoding Rne/Rng family ribonuclease; the protein is MSEDNATPAAALVFQAPEPPKPRRASAPAGPPQVDTKPAEPKADKAEPAAASSASKSDDSKGDQPKADKPKKKSGGKKKKPKTDAQDGGQPAETTESADSAPEASGGDDAPAADGGDGESGEGAGNGRRRRRRGGRGRGKKRPEGEGGGETAAEQSDADDSADASEGQADSSESGSDSSDGDSGESGEGGSSRRRRRRSRGSRSGSSSSSSSSSSEDQLQGSTRLQAKRQRRRDNRDGSRRRPVISEAEFLARRESVKRSMVVREKDHRVQIAVLEDDVLVEHYVSHQAQQSMAGNVYLGRVQNVLPGMEAAFVDIGRGRNAVLYAGEVNWDAAGLEGKAKRIELALKPGDQVMVQVTKDPIGHKGARVTSQISLAGRFLVYVPAGGVTGISRKLPDTERARLKKLLREVIPSDAGVIVRTAAEGASEEELRADVERLKRQWQTIQDEAGSGKAPKLLRGEPDMAIRVVRDIFNEDFDSLTIQGDDTWNSLSMYVHQVAPDLVERLHKYTAEGDVFADCRIDEQLAKGMDRKVWLPSGGSLVIDRTEAMTVIDVNTGKFVGKGGTLEETMTLNNLEAAEEIVRQLRLRDIGGIIVIDFVDMLLESNRDRVLRRLIECLGRDRTKHQVAEVTSLGLVQMTRKRVGQGLVEAFSETCDHCKGRGFLVHGEPVAEASEKQPEARRSRGGRNRSGKGNAPQKQQEEHQHSEPAKGETHALDDREDARAQVKATLASIAAAAEKAHHEGEHPEGETPVIEIDLPEGPLDGYTEESQPTE
- the rpmA gene encoding 50S ribosomal protein L27: MAHKKGASSSRNGRDSNPQYLGVKRFGGQAVNAGEILVRQRGTHFHPGENVGRGKDDTLFALSAGSVAFNQRRGRKVVDVVAGE
- the obgE gene encoding GTPase ObgE translates to MASFVDRVTLHVAAGKGGHGVASVHREKFKPLGGPDGGNGGRGGSVVLRVDPQVTTLLDYHHAPHRSADNGKQGAGDMRHGANAEDLVLGVPNGTIVKSSEGEFLADLVGDGAEMVIAAGGRGGLGNAALATQKRKAPGFALLGEPGEEASVVLELKSIADVALVGYPSAGKSSLIAAMSRVRPKIADYPFTTLVPNLGVVEAGGKRFTMADVPGLIEGASEGKGLGHDFLRHIERCSVIAHVLDTATLESDRDPLKDLQVIAGELRAYSTDDAISGVPLAERPQIIILNKVDIPDGRELAEMVRPDLEVLGMPIFEVSAVSHEGLRELGFALSAMVEEERAKIPVIEKAPIVLRPKAVDESGFTVKHVRDGAEDYYQVRGGKVERWVRQTNFANDEAVGYLADRLARAGVEEELFRAGAVPGSEVVIGPRDGGVVFDWEPTMASGAELLGQRGSDLRIEDHERSHRATRAEKRQEHKERMDAKTEARKELWTERDAGHWTDPSKDDDEL
- the rplU gene encoding 50S ribosomal protein L21, whose translation is MVYAIVKAGGRQEKVSEGDVIVVDRLKAEAGSTVELAPVLLVDGDKVTSDAKALGKVKVTAEVVRNERGEKIDILKYKNKTGYRKRIGHRQELTRLKVTGIK
- a CDS encoding aspartate aminotransferase family protein encodes the protein MTGPLIHNALGATPPVVERAEGVWLWDAEGRRYLDGCSGAVVSAIGHSHPHVTSAIARQAVKVTYAHRGAFTSAAAEEVGARLSRMTGFPGVWLVGSGSEATEAAMQFALQYQREIGRPHRTTFLTARAGYHGSTLGALSASGHARRGAVAGLALDMTALPAGDALRDQGDRTEAEYAAQMLREAREIIERHAGTLAAVMIEPVGGATLGATTHPPGYLQGLKNLCEETGALLIADEVMTGMGRTGTVLACESEAVEPDLVAMGKGLGSGYTPIAGVLVSQRVLDAISAGSGMVLGGHTYAGNPLSAATALAVLEVFEAEDVIARGRAAAVTLRGALDGIAVRHPLVTEVRGRGLLLGIELDAQDRPQGKTALALSAACTAHGLIVYPTTGGYVDAVIVAPPLTIADGEIASLVASLDAALTDVEVALEARQVPHA
- the proB gene encoding glutamate 5-kinase produces the protein MSEHLRDVVARASRIVVKVGSSSLTGDEGRLDKGRLGALVDVLAHQAAGGREIILVTSGSIAAGIGPLGLEHRPTNLELQQAAASVGQGKLIHAYTQAFGRHGLDVGQVLLTSDDMVRRAHYGNARRALESLLSLGVVPIINENDTVATDEIRFGDNDRLAALVATAMAADALILLTDVDALYTAAPGTPGAHRISVVHGPEDLGGIDISRRGSAVGTGGMITKVEAASIATTSGVHVVLARADDAGAALEGADVGTLFMPTGKRDTTRLQWLAHAARTRGGIVLDDGAVRAVMSRRASLLAAGVVEIRGHFEAGEPVDLLSVDGTLVARGFAGFSAEEAERMKGLSTDALGERLGDHYARELIHIDHLVVL